DNA sequence from the Paenibacillus azoreducens genome:
GGCAGATCGCTGTTTTCTGCCCATCTGATAGCCATGTAACTCACCTTCCCGGTAAAAAGTATAAATATATAATAACAAAATTTCCCGGTCAGGTTAAACTTGAACCCGCTTCATTGCTCCATGCGGCAGACAAGCATGCACTCCTTTCACGCCGTTTACAATCTGGGTGACCCTTAGATCAATGACAGCGCTGCCCAGAGCCATCGCTTGAACCCGGTCCAAACCATATAACTCTCCCATCAAATCAAGCATGCCGTCAAGAGCATAGACCGTCGCTTCGTTCAAATCCTCATGGAAACCAAAAGCAAGCCACCCGGCAGGCGTATCGGCCCGCGGATATGCCAAACGCAAATCTTCCAGCAAATGAATGGTGACTTCAACCTCATCCATCGGACATTCGATCGCCTGGCAGCTCACCTCGCCATCCCCTTGCGCCGCATGCCCGTCGCCTATAGCCAAATATCCTCCATCTACGGGTACGGGCAAATACAATGTGCTGCCGGTTACAAGTTCTTTGCAATCGATATTCCCTCCGCAAAAACGGGGCGGCCAGGTAGAATGAATCCCCTCCTCTTCAGGAGGCATGCCAATTACGCCCATAAAAGGGTTGAGCGGTACAGAATAAGCCGCGTCGTTCATCCGGCAGCTGCCTTCCATGTTTTCTTTATCCAACGTCCAATCTATAGTGATTTCTTGGTATTCCGTCAGATGCAGCTTTTGATTTTGCCAATTGGGATATTGTCCCGCACAAGTAAATCCATATTTTCCGGGGACAATCCGGTTGAACTGAATGGCCAGAGTCATTCCCCGTTTGGCATTTTCGATACAGATCGGGCCGATTAAAGCATGGCCGCCATCCAGCTTATCTCTTCTGGCAAACGGCTTAACCCGCTCCTTATATGAAGGTCCTCCCCCCCAGGCCGCATCCGGGGCTTGAAAACGAATCGAATCTCCCGATGAAACAGTGATTAACGGCTCGGTATCTTTCGTAAAACACCCGATCAAAGCTTCTCGACATAATCGAATTTCATGTACCGCCATATCATCCGCCTCCAATAAGGAATCAATATTAAACTTTTAATCGTCCCGTAAAATACAGCTCATCGATTGAAACATGGTCGGCCCCGCCATCCAGGATGATCCTCACGTCCTCCAACATTTCGTGGAAAGGAATCCATTCCGCCTTTTTCTTGGTGTATGGCTCGGCAATATAAAAAGGTTGTGACAGATAGGCTTCCAATCTTTCTCCCCGGAGATATAACAATTGATCCGTTTCCGGGAGCTTCGCTGCCCCCCTGAATTGAACCAAAGGCCGCAGCTCCCGATAACGGCGCATTAATTTTCTGGCCTGCTGCTGAATGGACAGATGCTGGGGCTCCAACTGCGATCCTTCCAATAGGACGGAAGTTGAAACGATCGGGTCGATGGCCGGGAATAGTCGCCTTGTCGTTAGCTCCGTATCAAATCTAAGGAAAGTATCTAATGGCCCATATGGCATCTCTTCGTCCACCGCATCACCGCTGACATCAACGAGAAGCGTCGTAACCGGGCGAACGCCTAAAGACTTGAGCTTTTCTTTCATATCATCCATCTCGCCGGATAAAACCATAGAACGATCAGCCCCCAAGATCACATCCCTTCGTTCAGCATGATGAACAATCCGGCCGAAAATTTCCTCAGCCGTTAAGCAAACATCCTCAGACTCTTGCAGCAATTCATCAACCCCCGCCGTATGCTCGCTGGGCTTCCAAAAGATCGTTGCAAAATCCTTTTTTCTGAATCGGTTTATGAGCTCAGCCAGCAAAGCCATCTGGCCTGTGCCCGGACGGGCCACTAATCCGACCATGCCTCCCTTAACGACCGGCGCCAATAAATCCAAAACCTTGATTCCCGTTTCAAGCATTTCCAGCGGTTTGCCGCGGATAATGAGTTCGTCCATTGTGCAGCCGGCAAGATCCGCAAGCATGGCCAATGTCCGAACCTCCGCCTTTCCGACCGGAATTTTCCCTGTGCAAAGATTTGATACCGTAGCTGGACGCAGCCCCGCTGTACGGGCAGCAACCGTTAAATTCGGCACGCGGGCCCTTAGCAGAGCTACATTCAGATGCAGTTCATCCATATTTATCCACCTCCTGTAATTACTTTATATAGTAATATATATACCTTTAAAAGTAAATACAAATTTTTACACACAAAAAAAACGCCTGTCCACGCATC
Encoded proteins:
- a CDS encoding acetamidase/formamidase family protein; the protein is MAVHEIRLCREALIGCFTKDTEPLITVSSGDSIRFQAPDAAWGGGPSYKERVKPFARRDKLDGGHALIGPICIENAKRGMTLAIQFNRIVPGKYGFTCAGQYPNWQNQKLHLTEYQEITIDWTLDKENMEGSCRMNDAAYSVPLNPFMGVIGMPPEEEGIHSTWPPRFCGGNIDCKELVTGSTLYLPVPVDGGYLAIGDGHAAQGDGEVSCQAIECPMDEVEVTIHLLEDLRLAYPRADTPAGWLAFGFHEDLNEATVYALDGMLDLMGELYGLDRVQAMALGSAVIDLRVTQIVNGVKGVHACLPHGAMKRVQV